The DNA segment GggtggctattgtggatgagCGACGACAAAAAATGAgacaaagggagaggaggaagagaacaaCACAAATGTTGATACTCTTCATCTATGTTAACGCCGCTTAGTAATTCCATCGATGCCAACGCAGATACAAACTAACGAAAGAACCGCTCGACATCTGCATCAACACCGACACAGATGTAAAGTGTCGCTCAACATTTGCATTAACGCTTAGCATCTGCATCAGCATCGACACAGATGCAAAGCGACGCTGACACAATTGCCAAGCGATGCTAATGCAGATGTTGAAGCGGCCTTTTCGTTGCTCTACATCTACAAAGGCACCAACGCAGTTGTCAAGCGACGCCCAAAGTGTCGACATCTACATCGTCCTTttcctcctcatccacaacagtcaTCTGCAGCCCTTAGCGACGCCACCATCCGCCACCACCAAAAACGTAACTATAAGgttgaaattacctttttacctattgttttcatgctttcgTCAATAAAATCAACAGTGTTAGAATAAATGAAACTAGATGcttcacttttataattatatggATTTCAATGTAAATTTTTAAAGCTTAGGAACGGAAATACTAAAGAGGTCTAACCGCAAGGGATAATCTGTAATTAATCCTCTTAGAAGAAGTCTAAATTTGGCATGTTCTATGGACTAACAACTTTGATGCCACAAAGTCATCTTGCAGCCTAAATATTGACATAGAAGCAGACTTTGATTCTAAAACTCAGATTCCCTAATTGATAAACATTTGTTCTAGAACTGAGATACTTCACATCAAAAAATAATGAGGATGGCTTATATTTATGAACCTAGTTGCTTAGTACAATTAGTTAACCTTAAGCATTTGCAGTCATGTCATTAGATCCATTCAAATgagtttttcaaaagaaaacacaACACTTGGAGTTATTTCGACTCTTACAATATAAATGCAGGTAGGTTTAGCCAGGAATGGTCAAACTTAAAATTTTCAGtaaaaaaatttacaaaagaaaTCATATGCATTGTTCATTTAGGACAGCACTAGTAAAATAGATTCAAAATTACTGAAAAAGCATCCAACTTGGTTTTGAAGAATGTTATTGCAAATATTGTTATATGCAAAAGAAATTAATACACTTCTAATTCATTAAGGAAATGGAGGTCCTCACAGCTTGAAGCAGTAAGATATGCAACAACAAAACTAGCCCAAAGCAAGGACATAAATGTTTCTACAGCAGAACAGAAGACAAAGATATATTTGACCAGATATCATAAACGCCTGGGAGTTAGAGAGGCTACCAGCCATTATTAACAACTGATTTTTCAAGTTGGTTCTACAAGGATTTTTCAGAACATATCTCCCCAGCTTTTCTCCATGTGTAATCTGTCTCTCAGTTTTATCTCTTCGGATCTGTCTAACAAGGAAAACTTTGCCATCTCCTCAAAACCATAAACACAACTAAGCAATAGATATCGATTCTTTTCCTGCATCCACCCCTACACCTGTAACCCATACAGATGGACGAAAACTGTAAGTCAATGATTTGCATGATGCGCTGTTATTGTTAAGGTCTAGTTCCATGCTTCCTCAAAAgaagtattttcataaaacagacCATGCTGTTAAAGCTAGCCCACCATCATATCCGTTATTTTGACAAGGAAAGATCTTTCAATGAACATTCTTATACTACTATTGCACTGACTTGGATTAGAAGACATCCAATTCAAGTACCCACCTGCCATATGATGCATCCATTGCAAGTTGAAATGAAGTGGAATTCTTTATCAAGAccaaaagggggaaaaaaaagaaacatcACACACAACTTCACTCCCTAAACAAAAAAGGGTATCATCAGACTCATGTTTTTCACAAGGCATCAGCATACTTTACAAGGTTGCTACTGCAATATAAGTTGATACATTAATACAACTTTTACCAGAAAAACAACAACATAGGTTATTTGGTACTTAGCGCAAGAATTCCATTGTATCTTCACCAAAGTATTAATGCCGTCTAAAACACACTTCACACTCCAAGATCAACAGGCTGTCACTCATATGAACTTGAAAATGACCTAAACGTGCCATTTTGTTTCTACATCAGAAGTGAAATCTCTCTTCAAATGATGGCCAGGTCATGTACACTCTATATGATGGTCGACTTCCAAGAATTAAGTGCCGAGGTGACCGCACAAACTTTGTCAATTCCAAAGTTAAGCATTGTTATATTAAATATCATTATTAAGTAAATGATATGCATGCTTCAAAGTTGAAGATATTGATGTTGACCAGAAATATCAAGGTCTCCATGAGGTTATCAACCAAGAATTCTTTACAGAATTGACTAAAATGGATTTTTTATGTGGATTAATTGGCAAGTGGACTATAGCATGTCATGGCTTGGATGGCCTATTTATCTAAACATGTTTCATATAACGAGAAATTTAGATATATGGGGACAACACTATCATCGTGATCAAGGGATCATCTTCAGTGTGATGGATCAAATATATGATAGAACATCTAATCCTACGATTCGTAACTCAGTAGTGGGAAACAAATCAAATTAAAAAGCGTCAACATATGTAAAACCCTtgggaaagagaaaaaagaaacggGCGAGATGAGCATCGGGTACCTTGAGGATCCACCGCCGACGGAAGGACAGCAGAGTTGGAGGGCGGTTCCTCCTCGCCGTAGATGGCGCGGAGTCGGGAAAGGGGGATGAATGGTTGCTTTGGGGAGGAGGTCtggtcggcggcggcggcgagggcGAAGAGGTCCTGGCGACAGGACCACATGGAGGAGTACAGGGAGGAGATGTCGGCGCGGAGGGAAGACTTTTCGGCCTCGAGGGCATCGATCTCCCGCTCTTGCACGGAGGATCGGACGGCCAAGGTCACAAAGGTGCCGAGCAGCAGGCCGGTCACCACGTTCTCTTTCTTCTTTGCCACCGACAGCAGCCACCGCAACGCTTCCATCCTGCAACGTCTCTGCTCTCTGGGTCGCTCGATGTGGCCGCCGCTGCCCCTCCGTCTCCTCCGGTTTCTTATGGTTTAGTTtccgcagcggcagcagcaggccTTCGGGCTCTGTGCCCCTGCTGCTGTGGCCCAACAGCGGAAGGGTTATTTAGACCTCTTAACCGTCTAAAAAATtttctaattaaaaaaatttatattaaaatagctataattataaaaataaaaataaaaataaaaataaaaaatttaatctcGTTTATCATAGCGTTATCGATTTTATCATACTGCTAGTGACAGCATATAtagaaataatagataaaaaaataattttaatatctcagttatattttttttattcttaatagTGATAGTGGATAGTGGCATCGCTAGAGTCATAAGTGGCTGTTGTGGTTGTTATCGACGAGAATGATGATGAGTGGAATTCTGAAGGTGGAGTTGAGGGACTTCTATAGTTTCTTACGGGAATGAGggggaggatgaggaggaagataAGAAAGAGCGACGACAAAAGATTAGGCAAAGGCAGAGAAGGCGAAAGAAACGCAAATGTCAATGCGCTTCATTTACATCGATGTCGCTTGGCATATATGTCAACACCGACACAAATGCAAAATGcatgaaagaaaatgaaagatgtGAGACCGAGGAAGgagggaagaaaggggagaaggaggaagaggagagagagcaACAAGAGGTGAGGCATGAGAGAGTTGAAGAAAAGGATGACACAAATATCGATGCTTTGCATCTTCATCTGCGTTGCCGTCAATGTAGATATCGAGCGACTCTTTTGTCACTCTACATCTACGTTAACACCGACGAAGATGTTGAGCGGGCTGACGCAAATGTAAAGTGTCAGCATTTGCATCAtttttttcctcctctccctttgccTCACTTATGCTATcgctctttctcctcttcctcccttaGCAAAAATCCCTAACACCACCTCGAAGACTCCACCCAACTCATTTCTAAAGATATCCCCATATTATTCTCACCGACCACTACATTGTTTTGGTTGATCATAATCATAATAGTCACTCATGACCCAACGACATCGTTGTCCACCACTACTactaacaaaaaagaaaatataactgAAACATTGAAATTATATATTTACCAATCGTTTTTATGTTATCATATGTTATCGCATCTTCGATCGACAAAACCATAAAtatgattaattattttattttcataatca comes from the Musa acuminata AAA Group cultivar baxijiao chromosome BXJ1-10, Cavendish_Baxijiao_AAA, whole genome shotgun sequence genome and includes:
- the LOC135596286 gene encoding uncharacterized protein LOC135596286 isoform X1; this translates as MEALRWLLSVAKKKENVVTGLLLGTFVTLAVRSSVQEREIDALEAEKSSLRADISSLYSSMWSCRQDLFALAAAADQTSSPKQPFIPLSRLRAIYGEEEPPSNSAVLPSAVDPQGSEVVCDVSFFSPFWS
- the LOC135596286 gene encoding uncharacterized protein LOC135596286 isoform X2; amino-acid sequence: MEALRWLLSVAKKKENVVTGLLLGTFVTLAVRSSVQEREIDALEAEKSSLRADISSLYSSMWSCRQDLFALAAAADQTSSPKQPFIPLSRLRAIYGEEEPPSNSAVLPSAVDPQGVGVDAGKESISIA